The Setaria viridis chromosome 6, Setaria_viridis_v4.0, whole genome shotgun sequence genome contains a region encoding:
- the LOC117860829 gene encoding LRR receptor kinase BAK1, whose product MAAAAGAARRRWAVWALLLLRLLLHPAARVLANTEGDALHSLRTNLNDPNNVLQSWDPTLVNPCTWFHVTCNNDNSVIRVDLGNAALSGTLVPQLGQLKNLQYLELYSNSISGTIPSELGNLTNLVSLDLYLNNFTGPIPDSLGNLLKLRFLRLNNNSLSGSIPKSLTAITALQVLDLSNNNLSGEVPSTGSFSLFTPISFANNPNLCGPGTTKPCPGAPPFSPPPPYNPPTPVQAGSSSSSTGAIAGGVAAGAALLFAVPAIGFAYWRRRKPQEHFFDVPAEEDPEVHLGQLKRFSLRELQVATDGFSNKNILGRGGFGKVYKGRLADGTLVAVKRLKEERTPGGELQFQTEVEMISMAVHRNLLRLRGFCMTPTERLLVYPYMANGSVASRLRERPESEPPLDWQTRRRIALGSARGLSYLHDHCDPKIIHRDVKAANILLDEDFEAVVGDFGLAKLMDYKDTHVTTAVRGTIGHIAPEYLSTGKSSEKTDVFGYGIMLLELITGQRAFDLARLANDDDVMLLDWVKGLLKEKRLESLVDEDLQHNYIDVEVESLIQVALLCTQSSPMERPKMSEVVRMLEGDGLAERWEEWQKVEVVRQEVELGPHRTSEWILDSTDNLHAVELSGPR is encoded by the exons GGCGCTCCTGCTGCTGCGTCTACTGCTCCACCCGGCCGCGCGGGTGCTCGCCAACACGGAAG GTGATGCGCTGCATAGCTTAAGGACTAACTTAAATGATCCAAATAATGTTCTACAAAGTTGGGATCCAACTCTGGTCAACCCATGCACTTGGTTTCATGTTACCTGCAATAACGACAACAGTGTTATCAGAGT TGATCTTGGAAATGCTGCACTGTCAGGAACCTTGGTCCCGCAACTTGGCCAGCTCAAAAACTTGCAGTACCT GGAGCTCTACAGTAATAGCATCAGTGGCACGATACCTAGTGAACTTGGGAATCTCACAAACTTGGTCAGTTTAGATTTGTACTTGAACAACTTCACTGGTCCTATACCAGATTCATTGGGGAACCTATTAAAGCTGCGATTCTT GCGTCTTAACAACAACAGCCTTTCCGGTTCAATTCCAAAATCATTAACTGCTATCACTGCCCTCCAAGTTCT GGATCTGTCAAATAATAATTTGTCTGGAGAAGTTCCATCAACTGGTTCCTTTTCATTATTCACACCTATTAG ttttGCAAACAACCCTAACTTATGTGGTCCTGGCACCACAAAACCTTGTCCCGGTGCTCCTCCCTtttctccacctcctccataCAACCCACCAACTCCTGTGCAAGCAG GAAGTAGTTCCTCCAGTACTGGAGCCATTGCTGGTGGAGTGGCTGCTGGTGCGGCCTTGCTATTTGCTGTTCCTGCAATTGGTTTTGCATATTGGCGGCGCAGGAAACCACAAGAGCATTTCTTTGATGTACCTG CTGAGGAAGATCCAGAGGTGCATCTTGGCCAGCTTAAAAGATTTTCACTACGAGAACTACAGGTTGCAACAGATGGCTTCAGCAATAAGAACATTCTTGGAAGAGGTGGATTTGGCAAAGTCTACAAAGGAAGGCTAGCAGATGGTACATTAGTAGCTGTCAAGAGACTAAAGGAGGAGAGAACACCTGGTGGGGAACTACAGTTTCAAACAGAAGTTGAGATGATTAGTATGGCTGTACATAGAAACCTTTTGCGTCTTCGTGGATTCTGCATGACACCAACGGAAAGGTTGCTTGTGTATCCATACATGGCCAATGGAAGTGTCGCGTCACGTTTAAGAG AACGGCCGGAATCTGAACCTCCATTAGATTGGCAAACAAGGAGGAGGATTGCATTGGGTTCTGCCAGGGGCCTGTCCTATTTACATGATCATTGTGATCCAAAGATTATCCATCGTGATGTCAAAGCTGCCAATATTTTGTTAGATGAAGACTTTGAAGCTGTAGTGGGAGATTTTGGTTTGGCCAAACTAATGGATTACAAGGATACCCATGTAACTACTGCAGTTCGTGGAACCATTGGCCATATCGCACCTGAATATCTTTCAACAGGAAAATCCTCTGAGAAAACTGATGTATTTGGTTATGGAATTATGCTTTTGGAGCTTATTACTGGACAGCGTGCCTTTGATCTTGCTCGCCTTGCCAATGATGATGATGTCATGCTGCTTGATTGG GTCAAGGGGTTGCTCAAGGAGAAGAGACTGGAGAGTCTGGTTGATGAAGATCTACAGCACAACTACATTGATGTTGAGGTGGAATCCCTCATCCAGGTTGCCCTCCTCTGCACACAGAGCTCCCCCATGGAACGTCCCAAGATGTCGGAGGTGGTGAGGATGCTCGAAGGCGACGGCCTCGCTGAGAGATGGGAGGAGTGGCAGAAGGTAGAAGTAGTACGGCAGGAGGTCGAGCTAGGCCCTCATCGAACTTCAGAGTGGATTCTCGACTCGACCGACAACCTCCACGCGGTCGAGCTGTCAGGGCCGAGGTGA